From Acinonyx jubatus isolate Ajub_Pintada_27869175 chromosome B2, VMU_Ajub_asm_v1.0, whole genome shotgun sequence, a single genomic window includes:
- the LOC106971433 gene encoding 60S ribosomal protein L39-like, whose product MSSHKSFRIKQFLAKKQKQNRPITRWIQMKTGNKIRYNSKRRLWRRTKLGL is encoded by the coding sequence ATGTCTTCTCACAAGTCTTTCAGGATCAAGCAATTCCTggccaagaaacaaaagcagaatcgTCCCATTACCCGGTGGATTCAGATGAAAACTGGTAATAAAATTCGATACAACTCCAAGAGGCGGCTTTGGAGAAGAACGAAGCTGGGTCTGTAA